The Leifsonia xyli genomic sequence CCGGGACGCGGGGCTGCGCGCCGACGCGATCTCCGACGTGCTCTGGGCCGCGCACGACGCCGGGTTGGGGACGGCGGGTCTCATCGGCTCGCCGATCGCGGGCGGCCACGGCAACCAGGAGTACCTGGCCTGGTTCCGCGCGGGCGCGCCGGACCCGTCCGGGCTGCGCGACGAGGTGATCCGGCTTTCGCGGTAGGTGAACGTTCTCCACAATCCGGGGCCTTCGGCCTGGTCCTGCTCCCGAAACCGGTAAGAATGGGAGGACGGCTTTCGAGAGGAGACGACGTGGCACAGATCGGTGCAGCGACGCGCTACATCCTGGTCGTCGCGCACACCGGTCGGCAGGACTCGCTGGAGGCGGGCGTGCGGGTGTCACGGCAGCTGCTCGACGCGGGCGTCGTCCCGGTGCTCAGCGCCGACGAGCGGCGTGACATCCTCGAGGCCGATCCGTCGCTCGACGCCGTGCGGGTGCTCGGCGACGACGTGGCGCCGAGCGACCTCGAGCTGGTCATCGTGCTGGGAGGCGACGGCACCATCCTGCGCGCGGCCGAGCTGGTCCGTGGATGCTCGGCTCCGCTGCTCGGCGTCAACCTCGGTCATGTGGGCTTCCTCGCCGAGAGCGAGCGCGACGACCTTGAGACGGCGGTCGCCCGCGGGCTCGCGAAGGACTACGAGGTCGAGGAGCGCATGACGCTCTCCGCTCGGGTCAAGGTCGGCCGCGAGGTCGTCTACGAGAGCTGGGCGCTCAACGAGGCCACGGTCGAGAAGGCGAGCCGCGAGCGGATGCTCGAGGTCGTCATCGAGGTCGACGGCCGGCCGATGTCGAGCTTCGGCTGCGACGGCGTGGTCATGTCGACCCCGACCGGCTCGACCGCGTACTCGTTCTCGGCGGGCGGCCCGGTCGTATGGCCGGGCGTCGCGGCCCTCCTCCTCGTGCCGCTCAGCGCGCACGCCCTGTTCTCGCGTCCGCTGGTGGTGGACGCCGACTCGTCCCTCGCGGTCGAGCTGCTCGACCGCGCGGGCGGCGCGGGCATCCTCTGGTGCGACGGCCGCCGTCCGTTCGACCTGCCGCGTGGGGCCCGCGTCGTGGTGCGTCGGTCGCCCATCCCGGTGCGGCTGGCGCGCCTGCACCCGGGGCCGTTCACCGACCGCCTGGTGCACAAGTTCGACCTTCCCGTCACGGGATGGAGGGGGCCGGCCGGGCGTGACTGACGTACGCGGAGGCATCGAGGAGATCTCGATCAAAGACCTGGGCGTCATCGCCGACGCCTCCCTGCCGCTCGGCTCGGGATTCACGGCGATCACCGGCGAGACCGGCGCAGGCAAGACCATGGTGGTGTCCGCGCTTGGCCTGCTGCTGGGCGAGCGCGCCGACAGCGGCGCCGTGCGGCTGAACAGCCCGCAGGCCTGGGTGTCGGGCCGCTGGCGCGTGCCGTCCACGGGCGAGGTGGTCGAGCGGGTGCGCGACGCCGGCGGCGACGTGGATGCGATCGACGCGGCCGAGGCCGAGCTCGTGCTCAGCCGTTCGGTGTCGGCGGAGGGGCGCTCGCGAGCGGTCGTCGGCGGCCGCAGCGCGCCGGTGGCCGTGCTGACCGAGCTGGGGGAGCAGTTGGTCGTGGTGCACGGCCAGTCCGATCAGATCCGGCTCAGGTCGGCCGTGGCGCAGCGGGCGGCGCTCGACCGATTCGCCGGTCCCGCGTTCGCCGAGCAGGTCGCCGCCTACGAGCAGGTATTCCACCGCTGGCGCGACAACCGCTCCGAGCTCGATGAGCTGGTCGCCGACCAGGAGCGCCGCGCCCGCGAAGCCGACGACCTCCGCGTCGCGATGGCCGAGATCGAGACCATCGCTCCGCAGCCCGGAGAGGATGACGAGCTGGCCGACCGCGCCGAGCGGCTGACCAATCTCGAAGAGCTCCGGCTGGCCGCCGCCGCGGCGCGCGAGCTGCTGAGCGCCGAGGAGTCCGAGGGCGCCGACGCCCTCGGCCTGCTCGACAACGCGCGCCGCCAGCTCGAGCGCGTCGCCCCGCACGACAGCGGGCTGCAGCCGCTCGCCGAGTCCGTCGCAGAGGCCAACTACCTGATCTCCGACATCGCGGCGCAGCTGTCGACCTACCTCGCCGCACTCGACACCGACGGCGCGGCCGAGCTGGAGGTCGTGCAGGAGCGCCGGGCTCAGCTCGCCGCCCTCGTGCGCAAGTACGGCCCGACGCTCGACGACGTGATCCGGACGCTCGAGACCGGCAGCCTGCGGCTCCTGGAGCTCGACGGCGACGCCGACCGCATCGACGAGCTGACCCGCGAGGTCGCCGACGACGAGGCACTGGTGCGGGAGCTCGCCGCCGGGCTGAGCGCCGAGCGTACGGCCGCTGCCGCGCGCCTGTCCGAGGCGGTCAGCGACGAGCTCTCCGCGCTCGCGATGCCGGATGCGCGCATCGTCGTCGAGGTGACCCAGCGCGACGCGGACGACCCCGGAACCTACAGCGCGTCGGGACGCGACCAGGTCGCCATCCTGCTGCAGCCGCATCCCGGTGCGGAGCCGCGTCCACTCGGCAAGGGCGCGTCGGGCGGCGAGCTGTCGCGCGTCATGCTCGCGATCGAGGTCGTCATCGCCGGCAGCGACCCGGTCCCGACCTTCATCTTCGACGAGGTCGACGCCGGCGTCGGCGGAGCCTCTGCGATCGAGATCGGCCGCCGCCTCGCGCGTCTCGCGGAGTCGGCGCAGGTGATCGTGGTGACGCACCTGGCGCAGGTCGCCGCGTTCGCCACCAACCACCTCACGGTCGTCAAGGGCAACGACGGCGCGGTGACCGCCTCCAGCGTCCGCCGCCTCGACGGCGACGAGCGCATCGCCGAGATGGCGCGCCTGCTCTCCGGCCTGCCCGACTCCGAGAGCGGGCTGGCGCACGCGCGCGAACTCGTCGAGATGGCGTCCGCCGCGCGTCGCTGACACGGGCGCGCGCGGACGGGAGTCCCCGCCAGGGGTGATAAGCTACAAGCCCGTGGTGGATTATTCAGACGCGGGCACATCTAACGGCATTACCAAGCACATCTTCGTGACGGGTGGTGTCGTTTCTTCGTTGGGAAAGGGCCTCACGGCCGCCTCTCTCGGCAACCTCCTGACGGCTCGCGGCCTCCGCGTCGTCATGCAGAAGCTCGACCCCTACCTCAACGTGGATCCGGGGACGATGAACCCGTTCCAGCACGGCGAGGTCTTCGTCACGGACGACGGCGCCGAGACCGACCTCGACATCGGCCACTACGAGCGCTTCCTCGACATCAACCTCGGCCAGTCGGCCAACGTCACGACCGGCCAGATCTACTCGAACGTCATCGCCAAGGAGCGCCGCGGCGAGTACCTGGGCGACACCGTGCAGGTCATCCCGCACATCACCGACGAGATCAAGCGGCGGATGCGCCTCCAGGCCCAGCCGGGCCCGGACGGCGAGCCCGCGCCGGACGTCATCATCACCGAGATCGGCGGCACGGTGGGCGACATCGAGTCGCAGCCCTTCATCGAGTCGGCCCGCCAGGTGCGCCACGAGCTCGGCCGCAAGAACTGCTTCTTCGTCCACGTCTCGCTGGTGCCGTTCATGAACGCCTCCGGCGAGCAGAAGACCAAGCCGACGCAGCACTCCGTCGCCGCCCTGCGCTCCATCGGAATCCAGCCCGACGCGCTCGTCCTCCGCAGCGACCGCCCCGTCTCCGACAGCAACAAGCGCAAGATCGCGCTCATGTGCGACGTGGACGAGCAGGCCGTCGTGAACGCGGTCGACGTGCCGAGCATCTACGACATCCCGACCATGCTCCACGAGCAGGGCCTCGACGCGTACATCATCGACCAGCTCGGCCTCGACCAGGCGGGCGACGTCGACTGGAACGGATGGGCGCGCCTCCTGGAGTCCGTGCACGACCCGAAGCACGAGGTGACCATCGGCCTGGTCGGCAAGTACATCGACCTGCCCGACGCCTACCTCTCGGTAACCGAGGCCCTGCGTGCCGGCGGCTTCGCGCACCGCACGAAGGTGAAGCTCAAGTGGATCGCGTCCGACGAGTGCCAGACCCCCGAGGGCGCGGCGCACCAGCTGAGCGACGTGGACGCGATCTGCGTGCCCGGCGGCTTCGGCGTCCGCGGCATCGAGGGCAAGGTCGGCGCGCTGCGCTTCGCACGCGAGAACGGCATCCCCGCGCTCGGCCTGTGCCTCGGCCTCCAGTGCATGGTCATCGAGTACGCGCGGCACGAGGCCGGACTGGGCGGCGCGTCGTCGTCGGAGTTCGACCCCGAGACCGAGTTCCCGGTGATCGCGACCATGGCCGAGCAGGTGGACATCATCGCCGGCGGCGACCTGGGCGGCACCATGCGCCTGGGCCTCTACCCGGCCACGCTCGCCGAGGGCTCGATCGTCGCGGAGCTGTACGGCGCGAACGAGGCCTCCGAGCGCCACCGCCACCGCTACGAGGTCAACAACAACTACCGCGAGCAGATCGCCGACGCCGGCCTCTGGTTCTCGGGCACCTCGCCCGACGGCCACCTCGTCGAGTACGTGGAGCTGCCGCGCGACGTGCACCCGTTCTACGTGGGCACGCAGGCGCACCCCGAGCTGCGGTCCCGGCCGAACCGGGCGCACCCGCTGTTCGCCGGTCTCGTCGGCGCCGCGCTCGACCGCCAGAAGACCGCCCTGCTGTTCGAGGTCGCCGAGGCCGACGCGGAGATGGTGGCCGAGGCCTGATGTCGGACGCCGCCGAGAGCACCGCGACCGACCTGAACGACCAGCCGTTCCGCCCGGAGATCGTCTCGAGCGAGACGGCGTTCGAGGGCAAGATCTGGAACGTGCGCCGCGACGTCTTCCGCTACAACGGCGAGGAGATCACCCGCGAGTACGTCGACCACACCGGCGCCGTCGGCATCCTGGCGATGGACGACGACGGCCGCGTGCTGCTCATCCGCCAGTACCGCCACCCCGTCCGGCACCGCGACTGGGAGATCCCGGCCGGCCTGCTCGACCAGCACGGCGAGCCGCCGCTGACCGCGGCCCAGCGCGAACTGGGCGAGGAGGCCGACCTCGAGGCGGACGAGTGGAACGTGCTCGCCGACGTGTTCACGAGCCCCGGCGGCAATGACGAGGCGATCCGCATCTACCTGGCACGCGGCATCCGCTCGACCGGCTCCGCGTTCGCGCGCGAGGCGGAGGAGGCCGACATCGAGGTGCGCTGGGTGCCGCTCGACGAGGCGGTGGATGCGGTGTTGCAGCGCCGCGTCCACAACGCCCCGCTGATCATCGCCCTGCTCGCCGCCCGCACCGCGCGCGAGCAGGGATGGAGC encodes the following:
- a CDS encoding NAD kinase, giving the protein MGAATRYILVVAHTGRQDSLEAGVRVSRQLLDAGVVPVLSADERRDILEADPSLDAVRVLGDDVAPSDLELVIVLGGDGTILRAAELVRGCSAPLLGVNLGHVGFLAESERDDLETAVARGLAKDYEVEERMTLSARVKVGREVVYESWALNEATVEKASRERMLEVVIEVDGRPMSSFGCDGVVMSTPTGSTAYSFSAGGPVVWPGVAALLLVPLSAHALFSRPLVVDADSSLAVELLDRAGGAGILWCDGRRPFDLPRGARVVVRRSPIPVRLARLHPGPFTDRLVHKFDLPVTGWRGPAGRD
- a CDS encoding DNA repair protein RecN; its protein translation is MEEISIKDLGVIADASLPLGSGFTAITGETGAGKTMVVSALGLLLGERADSGAVRLNSPQAWVSGRWRVPSTGEVVERVRDAGGDVDAIDAAEAELVLSRSVSAEGRSRAVVGGRSAPVAVLTELGEQLVVVHGQSDQIRLRSAVAQRAALDRFAGPAFAEQVAAYEQVFHRWRDNRSELDELVADQERRAREADDLRVAMAEIETIAPQPGEDDELADRAERLTNLEELRLAAAAARELLSAEESEGADALGLLDNARRQLERVAPHDSGLQPLAESVAEANYLISDIAAQLSTYLAALDTDGAAELEVVQERRAQLAALVRKYGPTLDDVIRTLETGSLRLLELDGDADRIDELTREVADDEALVRELAAGLSAERTAAAARLSEAVSDELSALAMPDARIVVEVTQRDADDPGTYSASGRDQVAILLQPHPGAEPRPLGKGASGGELSRVMLAIEVVIAGSDPVPTFIFDEVDAGVGGASAIEIGRRLARLAESAQVIVVTHLAQVAAFATNHLTVVKGNDGAVTASSVRRLDGDERIAEMARLLSGLPDSESGLAHARELVEMASAARR
- a CDS encoding CTP synthetase, whose amino-acid sequence is MGKGLTAASLGNLLTARGLRVVMQKLDPYLNVDPGTMNPFQHGEVFVTDDGAETDLDIGHYERFLDINLGQSANVTTGQIYSNVIAKERRGEYLGDTVQVIPHITDEIKRRMRLQAQPGPDGEPAPDVIITEIGGTVGDIESQPFIESARQVRHELGRKNCFFVHVSLVPFMNASGEQKTKPTQHSVAALRSIGIQPDALVLRSDRPVSDSNKRKIALMCDVDEQAVVNAVDVPSIYDIPTMLHEQGLDAYIIDQLGLDQAGDVDWNGWARLLESVHDPKHEVTIGLVGKYIDLPDAYLSVTEALRAGGFAHRTKVKLKWIASDECQTPEGAAHQLSDVDAICVPGGFGVRGIEGKVGALRFARENGIPALGLCLGLQCMVIEYARHEAGLGGASSSEFDPETEFPVIATMAEQVDIIAGGDLGGTMRLGLYPATLAEGSIVAELYGANEASERHRHRYEVNNNYREQIADAGLWFSGTSPDGHLVEYVELPRDVHPFYVGTQAHPELRSRPNRAHPLFAGLVGAALDRQKTALLFEVAEADAEMVAEA
- a CDS encoding ADP-ribose pyrophosphatase, encoding MSDAAESTATDLNDQPFRPEIVSSETAFEGKIWNVRRDVFRYNGEEITREYVDHTGAVGILAMDDDGRVLLIRQYRHPVRHRDWEIPAGLLDQHGEPPLTAAQRELGEEADLEADEWNVLADVFTSPGGNDEAIRIYLARGIRSTGSAFAREAEEADIEVRWVPLDEAVDAVLQRRVHNAPLIIALLAARTAREQGWSTLGAANEPWPSHPKLSA